Genomic window (Candidatus Desulfatibia profunda):
TTGGAGCTGGGAACAGGATCGGGAGCAATCATTTTAGCCCTTGCATCCGAGCGTCCCGAGCAACTTTTCTTTGCCTCCGATCGTTCAGTTAAGGCTGTTTTGCTGGCCAAAGAAAATGCCCGGCGTCATCGTCTTGACCATGCGGTTCATTTCTTTTGCGGTGATTGGCTGATGCCGCTGGGTAATGGGAGGTGTCGATTTGATGTCATCCTATCGAATCCCCCTTATATTCCAACCGGGGCGATCGGCCGCCTTCAGCCTGAGATTTATAAATATGAACCGATCATGGCCCTTGACGGAGACCAGGACGGCCTAAATTGCTTAAGGCTTATTATCGGCAGTGCCCATCGTTTTCTGAACGACCGCGGCAGCTTGCTGTTGGAGATCGGCCAGGATCAGAAACCGGAGGTCGAAAAGATTATCAGGGGTTGCGGTAACTACGAAAATATCGTTTTTAAGAAAGATTACAGCGGATACGACCGAGTTGTCCAGATGCGGAAAAAAATGTAATTTTTTTTGAAGTTGCATAAAATTAAGGTAAAAATGTATTGCGTATGGGTATTAATTTTGTTACAAATTCCTGTTTGAACCAATTCTCACGCCTTTGGACCTGTTTTCAGGTGCCCCGCGTGGCGGGGTCGAAACCAGGGTTGAAGAGGGCGGTGGCTTAACCGTTAAAGAAGGGAGAAAAGAATGGCTTATATTACAATGAAGGAACTTCTTGAAGCCGGAGTTCATTTCGGACATCAGACAAAGCGTTGGAACCCCAAGATGAAACCTTACATCTTCGGAGCCAGGAACGGTATTTATATTATCGATCTTCAAAAGACCGTTCGCATGTTCCGGACGGTGTATGATTTTGTCGTCGATACAACCGCCGAAGGCAAGTCGCTTCTTTTTGTCGGGACCAAGAAGCAGGCCCGCGATGCCATTTATGAAGAGTCGAATCGATGCGAGATGTATTACATTCACAACCGGTGGCTCGGCGGTATGCTGACCAATTTTCAAACCATACGAAAAAGTATCGATCGTTTGAACTATCTGAATGCCATCCAGAACGACGAATCGATTAATCTTTTTCCTAAAAAAGAGAGACTGAAACTATTAAAGGAACGCCTGAAGTTAGATAATAATCTTGGCGGTATTCGTAACATGAACGGGCTTCCCGGAGCCCTTTTCGTTGTTGATCCCAAGAACGAGGCGATTGCGGTGCAAGAGGGCCGACGGCTGGGCATTCCGATTGTTGCGATCGTTGATACCAATTGTGACCCTGATGAGATCGATTACATTATACCCGGTAATGACGATGCCATCCGCGCAATCCGGCTGATTACTTCCAGAATTGCCGATGCCTGCCTTGAAGGTCGGCAGCGGCTGCAGGAAAAACGGCAGGCCGAGGCCGATAAGGAGATCGAAGCGGAATCCGAGGTCGTTGCCGCCAGTGTGGAGTTAAAACCGGGTGAACGCAAAGTGATCTCAGATGGTTCAGGGGGGCCTGTCGTAGAAATAATCAGACGATCGGTGCCGGTAGATGCTCGAGATGATGAAGCCTCGGAAGATTCTGCAAAGATAGAATCAAAAGATGCGATTGAAGCGGAATTACAGGAGAATGACGGTGACGACAATTAGTGCAGCAATGGTTAAACAGCTTCGAGAAAAAACCGGAGCCGGCATCATGGATTGTAAAGAAGCCCTTTCCGAAAGTGATGGCAATGTTAGTAAAGCAATTGATTTTTTAAGAAAAAAAGGCCTGGCAACCGCTGCTAGGCGTGCCGGCAGAACAACGGTCGAAGGGATTATTCAATCCTATATCCATATGGACGGCAAGCTGGGAGTACTGGTTGAAGTGAACTGCGAGAGCGATTTTGTTGCCAAAAACGAAGATTTCAAGGAGTTTGCCAAGAATATCGCCATGCATATCGCCGCGACCAATCCTGTGGCGATCAAGCCTGAAGACGTTCCCCAAGAGATCATCGACAAAGAAAAGGAAATCTATCGGGCCCAGACTTTGGAGATGGGTAAACCCGAGAATATCGCCGACAAGATCGCTGAGGGCAAATTGCAAAAATTTTTTAAGGAAAATTGCCTGCTGAATCAGCAATACGTTCGAGACCTCGATATCACCATTGCCGATCTGATCAACGAGATCGTTGCAAAAATCGGAGAAAATATAACCATTAAACGGTTTGTTAGGTACAAAATAGGAGAGTATTAAGGCGTGGCACGTCCTCGATTTAATAGGATACTGCTAAAGCTAAGCGGCGAAGCTCTGATGGGCGACCAAAGCTTTGGCATAAGTCCCGGCATGATAAAGTACGTGGCTGAAGAGGTCCGTTCGGTATTTGACCTAGGGGTTCAGACTGCCATTGTTGTCGGCGGCGGTAATATTTTCAGGGGCATTTCCGCCGCTTCATACGGTATGGATCGGGTTTCCGCCGATCGCATGGGGATGTTGGCTACGGTAATCAACAGCCTGGCGTTGCAGGATGCTTTGGAGGAAAGAGGAATTCAGACCCGTGTTCAGACTGCCATCTCCATGCATGAAGTGGCCGAACCGTTTATCCTCCGGAGGGCGATTCGCCATCTTGAAAAGGGGAGGGTGGTGATATTTGCAGCCGGTACCGGCAATCCGTACTTTACGACGGATACGGCGGCGGTCCTCAGGGCTCAGGAGATTCATGCCGAGATTCTTTTAAAGGCGACAAAGGTTGACGGTCTTTACGATTCAGATCCCGTGATCCAGGAAAATGCAAAATTTATCGAAAAGATCAGTTATATGGAGGTTCTCGAAAAACAGCTTCAGGTTATGGACATGACCGCGATTTCTCTGGCGATGGATAATCATTTACCCATGGTTGTTTTCAATTTGACAAGCAAGGGCAATATCAGAAAAGTCGTGTGCGGAGAAAAGGTAGGAACCCAGATCGGCAGTTAAAATTCATAGTTTTGAGGGAAAA
Coding sequences:
- the prmC gene encoding peptide chain release factor N(5)-glutamine methyltransferase, with product MENHPKPRDTEWTILKLLQWTASYFKSRGIDSPRATAEILLAHILKLRRIDLYLRYDQPLCSDELTQFKALIKRRIDREPVAYIVGVKEFWSMDFTVTRDVLIPRPETECLVEAALPLLPDNSNQDPGFEPKRVLELGTGSGAIILALASERPEQLFFASDRSVKAVLLAKENARRHRLDHAVHFFCGDWLMPLGNGRCRFDVILSNPPYIPTGAIGRLQPEIYKYEPIMALDGDQDGLNCLRLIIGSAHRFLNDRGSLLLEIGQDQKPEVEKIIRGCGNYENIVFKKDYSGYDRVVQMRKKM
- the rpsB gene encoding 30S ribosomal protein S2; this encodes MAYITMKELLEAGVHFGHQTKRWNPKMKPYIFGARNGIYIIDLQKTVRMFRTVYDFVVDTTAEGKSLLFVGTKKQARDAIYEESNRCEMYYIHNRWLGGMLTNFQTIRKSIDRLNYLNAIQNDESINLFPKKERLKLLKERLKLDNNLGGIRNMNGLPGALFVVDPKNEAIAVQEGRRLGIPIVAIVDTNCDPDEIDYIIPGNDDAIRAIRLITSRIADACLEGRQRLQEKRQAEADKEIEAESEVVAASVELKPGERKVISDGSGGPVVEIIRRSVPVDARDDEASEDSAKIESKDAIEAELQENDGDDN
- the tsf gene encoding translation elongation factor Ts, giving the protein MTTISAAMVKQLREKTGAGIMDCKEALSESDGNVSKAIDFLRKKGLATAARRAGRTTVEGIIQSYIHMDGKLGVLVEVNCESDFVAKNEDFKEFAKNIAMHIAATNPVAIKPEDVPQEIIDKEKEIYRAQTLEMGKPENIADKIAEGKLQKFFKENCLLNQQYVRDLDITIADLINEIVAKIGENITIKRFVRYKIGEY
- a CDS encoding UMP kinase, which encodes MARPRFNRILLKLSGEALMGDQSFGISPGMIKYVAEEVRSVFDLGVQTAIVVGGGNIFRGISAASYGMDRVSADRMGMLATVINSLALQDALEERGIQTRVQTAISMHEVAEPFILRRAIRHLEKGRVVIFAAGTGNPYFTTDTAAVLRAQEIHAEILLKATKVDGLYDSDPVIQENAKFIEKISYMEVLEKQLQVMDMTAISLAMDNHLPMVVFNLTSKGNIRKVVCGEKVGTQIGS